CCTGTTGTTCACTGGCCCCGTAACATTTGGCCAACAAGACAATCACTATCAACCAACACCAGAAAATCTAGAAGCCCGCGAATGGTTTCAAAAGGCCAAATTTGGCCTATTCATACATTGGGGCGTATATAGCGTACTGGGCGATGGGGAATGGGTCATGAACAATCAGAACATCTCCATTGAGAATTATGAAAAATTGCCCCATTTTTTTAATCCTGTTGATTACAATGCCGATGATTGGGTAAAAATGGCCAAGGATGCGGGCATGAAATACATTACCATTACCAGTCGCCACCATGATGGCTTTTCAATGTTCGACAGCAATGCAACGGATTATGATATTGTTGATCGCACCCCATATAAAAAAGATGTCTTAAAACAACTTGCCGAAGCCTGCAAAAAAGAGGATATCAAGCTGTTTTTCTATTACTCCCTATTGGATTGGCATCGCGATGATTATTATCCACGGGGAAGAACGGGCAATACCATTGCCGGTCGTGGAAAAGGCGACTGGAACAACTATATTTCATTTATGAAGGCACAATTAACCGAATTGTTGACCAATTATGGCGAAATCGCAGGAATATGGTTTGATGGCCATTGGGATCAAAAAGAGTGGGACGGTAAAAGATTCGGTAAAGTAAAAGTAGATTGGCACTATGATGAAATTTATCAATTGATCCATGAATTACAGCCCCATTGCCTTATTGGGAACAATCATCACTTGGCACCAATTCAAGGGGAAGATTTTCAAATGTTTGAGAAAGATCTGCCTGGAAAAAACACCACAGGTTGGGGGACCAGTTCAAACGATATTGGTACCCTTCCGCTAGAAGTTTGTGAAACCATAAATACATCTTGGGGCTTCAATTTACAAGACGACAAGCATAAGACTTTTAAGGAATTGGCACATTACATCGTAAAAGCTTCGGGGTATGGCAGTAACCTTTTACTTAATGTAGGACCAATGCCCAATGGCGAAATTCAAAAAGAACATAGGGCCTCCCTAAAAAAAATGGGGGAATGGATGCGCACTAATGGCGAAACCATCTATGGCACCAGAAAAGGCCCAATAGCACCATCGGAAAAAATAGCCTCTACCCAAAAGGGCAATGTGGTATATCTCCATTGGTTGGATTCGAAGGAGAGCCTGGTTTTTTTAAAGGATTTCAATGAAAATGTGAAAGAAGTCGTCCTGTTCAATGGAAAAACAAAACTAAAAACCCAGAAAACCAAGTACGGCCTTTTCATAAAACTACCTGAGGAAAAGATGGACCCTATTGACACGATTATCGAAATAGTTTTAAAATGAAAGCCTAATTAGGCTGGGCATCCATACGTACCCAACTTTTCAATACTTTGGATTTCTAGGGCAGTTGTTCTTTTACCATGGTAGAAACTTTGTAAAGGACCAATATTTCCAGAACGATAACCGGGAAGAACAGGAATAGGGAAATAGGTGACAATACCACCGTCACCAGACAAAAGGCCATAAGCAGTTCCGCCACTCCAGTGGCGATTCCCGTATTTCCCAGAATATTCCTTGATTTTAGTATCGAAATCCCAAATAGGATACCCAAAGCACCAAAGGTTACGGCTTCTGCCATAAAAACCACTTCTATATCCAAGGAACCACTAAAAACGGAGACAATATCATAGCCATAAAAACAGAACAGGGCAATCATCATTAAGATGGTTGCAATCTTCATCAGATAGTTCTGTAACAACTTCCCGGAAATCAAAAAGCCATACAGTAGCAGTACATTAAAAACAAGGACCAGGAACTTCACGACAACGTGCCCCCATTGCCCATAGATAAAATCCCCGTCCTCTATCCGTACATAATCCGATATCCCTTCAAAAACGGCAAGGATGGCAAACAGAATTCCGGCAATCCAGGCCATGGTCAACAACGAATGGACGGTCCTGGCCTCCTTGGCCGGAATTCGCGCAAGGGTGGAAGCAGTGACCGTAGCCTCTTCTGCCCTTAAACTTTCGTAATCATAATCCAGGGCAGATAAAATGGTCTTTATCGTATAGCTTCTTGGAGATACCTCGCCATTTTCAATCCGTTGAAGGGTCCGCACATTAATATTGCACAATTCCACCAATTCATCTTGGGTAAGTCCCTTTTGCTTTCGTAATTCCGTAATTCGTAATCCTAACTCTGGCTGCTTCATATCGCTTGTTTTTGAAAACCTGGAACAATGTTAGCTGCAAAACTAAATGTACCCAAGGATTTTGCTTGGATTTGACCCGACATTTAAGCGACATTTCCCAGAAATACTGGGCTAACCCAAGATAGGGTAGGTAACAAGGTTTCCTGTAAATTATAAAAAAGTTGGATTATGCAATCTTGGAACGATTGTTTTTAGTGGTGAACTTCAATGCCTTTTTTACCCTGGAATTCTTGAACTTGTACAAACGGGCCACTTCGGTTTTGGGCGCATCGTCCTGGGCAATGGTGATGTTCAATTCAACTTCCATGGTCATGGTTTTAACCTTTACTTCCTTTTTAGGAGCTTGAGCCATAGCTGTTGTTGCGATGAAGATGAAAAAAACGAAGGTTAAAACTGCTTTCATGACTTGGGTAATTGTTACAGGGTAAAATTACCCAGCAGCTACCCCAACAGTCGATTTTGGTCGTTTATCCCGGTAAAAAACTCGCTGAAAAACAAAGGAATGGACAAAGTGTAAAAAAGGATCGACAACTGTTTTTGGGCCTAAAAACCGCTTACCGAAACAGTGTGCATTTTATCGAACGGTACGTTGTTGGAATTAAGGAATTTTACGGATGACTAGTTGTACATACTGTCCAAAATGCGGATGATATCTTCGCTTTTGGTCAAACTAAGTTTTTCTTTTTTTATGATGGTTTTGGCTTTGGTCGCATTTTGGGCATCAAACGCACCAAGAAATTTTTTCTTGTTATTGGACAGATACTTGATCGGCACATCCCCACCGGCAAGTTTGATATAAAATTGGGGAGTGGATTGTTCAAATCGTGCGGGTTTCTCCTTGGCGTAGGCCTCTGCTTTAACCTTTTTGAAGTACTTTATAGTCTCCTTTTTATAAAGGGTATAGGCGTCACAGACTTTTAGTTCTTCCAGAAAACCCTTTTCCTTTCCTCCTTTGGGACTTTCATATGTGGTGAGCAGATATTCCTTATCGGAGCCGTCCAACATTTTGATGCGTTCCTCTCCCGGGCTATTCAATTCAATGACCTTATTTTCCTGTATCCAAACCTCTACGCTCCCCTCGTACGCATTAAATCGCACCAAATAGGTTTTATCCCGGTCCCCGATCTTTGCTGGCTCAAATTTTAGGTTCAGGTAGGGCGAGCCGTTTTCAATCTCATAGCGCTGTACATACATTGCGGGATTATAAAACACCCCCCTAAAATCATCGTGAAGGGCCATAGGGTTCTGGGATAGCATGGCCTGGACAAACAACAAAAACGGCAAAGGCAAAAAACAAAGTCTCATTTTGTCGGAAATTTTTACGTTAGTTACAAGATAAACAACAAAAACGATACCACGGTCCTATTCGTAACTGATTTTGGATCAAGGCTTTTGACCTTCGGTTTTATTCAAAGGATTTCATATATTTGACTATTATTCATTTTTAGTCAAAATGTCAAAAATTAAAAATCAATTGCTGGAAATAGCCGGTACCACCTTTAGCAAATATGGATATTACAAAACGGCCATGGAAGATATTGCGACCGCCGCACAAAAGGCCAAAGGTTCCCTTTACTATCATTTCGGTAGTAAGGAACTACTATTTGAAGCCGTTGTACTTGACGAACTGAACCGATTGAAATCCGAATTGGTCCAGGTCTTTGCGGATACCGATTCCGATACCAGGGAAGTATTGCGCAATTATATGCTAAAGCGGATGGAAGTCTTACGGTATGCCCCCAACTATCAGGAAACCCTTCGTCCCAACTTCTACGAGCATTATGACTTTGTCAACAACGTAAAACAAGGGATGATCGAGTGGGAAGTTTCACAGATCATGCAGTTGATCCATCGGGGCATTGAAAGGGGGGAACTGGAATTACCTGGCGACCATTTGGTCTACAGTCAAGTACTGGTTATGCTCTTACAAGGGCTGGAGCCCAACTTTTATCTGAAAGGGGAGTATGATCGTTTGGAAGCCCATTTCGACAATCTTATCACTGTGATCACCAAGGGAATCTCAAAATAAAACACCGTGAAACGACTTAAATACCTTTTTGTTTATACCATTCCGGTAACGGCCTTTATTGCCTTTAACTGGGAAGGGATTTGGACATTTCTCCCCTTGATCGTGTTTTTTGGTCTTGTTCCGCTCCTTGAACTACTGGTGCCCCCGGACAGGGAAAACATGGATAAAAAACTGATGGATGACGAGAAAAACAAAAAGATATACGACTATATCTTATACGGTACCCTACCCATTCAAGTGGGATTTTTGATCTACTTTCTTTTTGTCATCGGCGATACCCCCTATGGTTCTTTGGAGTATGTGGGCCGGATTACGGCCATGGGCTTTATGTGCGGCGTGATCGGTATTAATGTGGGACATGAATTGGGGCATCGGCATAAACGGTGGGAACAATTACTGGGGGAAATCCTTTTGTTGACCTCCCTGGACACCCATTTTCTGCCCTACCATAACGCGGGACACCATAGAAATGTGGCCACACCGGAAGACTCGGCCACTGCCCGGAAAAACGAACTACTGTTTGTGTATTGGTTCCGTTCGCATTTTGGAAGTTATATCGAGGCTTGGCAATTGGAAAATCAACGCTTGGGAAATGAAGGCAGGCCATGGTTCTCCTTTCAAAATAGAATGGTAGTGTATTCCTTGGCCAATGTCCTTTTACTAGGTGGGGTATATTTTGCTTTTGGCACTTCCGTCTTGATTGCCTTCCTCTTTGCGGCTGCGATTGGCATTGTACTTCTGGAGACCGTAAACTATATTGAACATTATGGCCTGCTCCGGAAAAAGAATGAACATGGACGCTATGAGGCAGTACGACATCACCACAGTTGGAACTCCGACCATCCCATAGGAAGAACATTGCTCTTTAATCTATCCAGGCATTCGGACCATCATTACAATGGCAGTAAAAAGTATCAGATTTTAAAATCGCACGAGAAAAGTCCGCAGATGCCCACGGGCTATCCCGGTATGATGCTTTTGGCCGTACTACAGCCACTATGGTTTTGGGTCATGAACAAAAAACTGGAACAGTACAGGTAAACTACAACGTCTTTAGATCCTTTATGGTCTTAAAGGCAACGTCCACTTGATCATCATTTACAAGAATGGTGAATTCATTGGTGGTTGAAATGACCTCATACAACACGATTCCTTCCCAGGCCAAACGTTGAAAGATAAAATAGTAGATTCCAGGTACGGAAACGTTTTCCGCAGGCAACTTGACCGTAACGGAAGAAAGGGTCCCCACTTTTTGGGTACACCGTTCCCCTTGGAACAGCTCCTCTACCGTGCCGTCCAAACTATTGCTGACCACAATGTTGATCTCATTGACCCCGCGGGAGGACGTATAAAAAATATCCTGGTTTTCATGTACCTTTTCCAATAGTTTGGCTTGCTGCGCCAGAATGGTTTCGGAAGAAAGAAAGGTATAATCCGTAAGATTGGAACGCACTGTGATCTCCCCAATGTTTTTGAGCACCTTAACAATACGATGGGTAGCCCGAAATTCCATGTCATCGGACAATCGCTTTAGGGCCATTACAATAGCACCGTTCCTAACATCCTTTCCCAGTTCCTCCTCAATTTCCGGTCGTACAATACGTGATAAGGACGTAAGGTTAATGATTCCTTGGGCCAGGGCACTTTGCAAAAAAGGCTTCTTTTTAATGTATTGCTCAACAACGGCGGAAATGGTTTTCATTTCAAATTGGTTTTGAGCAAAAATAACTTTTTGTTACAAATAAAACAAATGGTTAAAAATGAAAGAATGCATCTTCCAGATGCTCTATGGCATATTCCTTTCCCTTTTTAAGTATGGTGATGATATCAAACCGCACCTCAACATCCAAATTGTTCGTGTCCACATAGTAATCTGCTGCCGAGACCAATAAGGCTATTTTCTTTCTACTTACCGTTTCAGCGATTTCCTGAATATGGTCGGAACTACGGGATTTCACTTCGACCACGGCCAAAACATCCTGCTTTTGGGCAAGGATATCGATTTCTGCTTTTAGGTAACGGTAATTCCTGTATTTGATGCGATATCCCTTTTTAAGAAGAAAATCCGTTGCCAACTCCTCTCCAAGGCGTCCAAATTCGTTGTGTTTTCCCATCAGTTTTGAAAAATATAAAAAAGATTGTGCATTTCATCGAAAAAATTGGTGCTTCGTCCAATGTCTAACGTTAAGATTGTACTTTGGAACTTCAAAAGAACCACACCTACCTAGTACACATAGTTAACCCAAAGACTATGGAACACCTTAACGCCAAATTTTGCTATGGAACTATTCGTTAATTGTAATACTTCCACATTAGCACCCTACACTACACCCTTGGATGCCCTTAGGGCTAGACATTTATACCGTCGTTTAGGGTTTAGCGCTTCTGTGGAAACCGTTAATCAAGCCGTTGGACAATCCGCAACGGCATTGGTGGACAACCTTGTTGACCAAGCCCTGACCATACCGCCAATTCCGGCTCCTGCATGGTCCGAATGGACGAATGCCAATTATCCCGAAGACGATGACCTTGCCAGACAAGTTCGGCGGGCGCAGCGGGAAGAGTTGAATACAGCCTACGGAAATAGCCTATTGAACAACAACCTTCTGGATAGAATGAGCTTCTTTTGGAGCAACCATTTTGTTACGGAATTGGATGTGTACGACTGTAACTCCTTTTTGTACGAATATGTCAATTGCCTACAGCGCAATGCCTTGGGCAACTTTAAAACCTTTGTAAGTGAGATTGGGTTGACCAGTGCCATGTTACGCTATTTGGACGGCGCATTCAATAATAGGAATCGACCCAATGAAAACTACTCTCGTGAGTTATACGAGCTGTTTACACTGGGCGAGGGCAATGCCTATACCGAAGAGGATATCATCGAAACCTCACGGGCACTTACCGGATATGTGAACCGTGGTGATGTGGGTTGTACCAAAATCACTTTTAACCCGGAACAATTTGATACGGACGCCAAAACCATTTTGGGCCAGACCGGTAATTGGGGATATGATGACGTAATGGACATCTTGTTCGACAATAGGGCCGATTCCATCGCCAGATTCATTTGCACGAAATTTTATGAGTTTTTTGTCCATCCAGACAGCAAAAGGGATGAATACAACCCTGGGGCGACCTATCCCCCTGGGCACCCGCAAGGCATTATCAATGAGCTTGCGCAAACTTTTGTTGCCAATAATTTTGAAATTGCCCCAGTATTGAGGCAAATGTTCAAAAGCGAACACTTTTTTGACGAAACGACCATTGGAGTCATCATCAAGAGCCCGTTTGACCTTTACCTTAACCTTTTTAAGGAAACGGGATTTGCCTACAGTGATGGCAACGTCACCAATGCCATGGATGCTTCGGCCATGATCGGCCAGGAGCTTTGGGACCCAGTTGATGTGGCCGGATGGCAACGGGACAGGGAATGGATAAATACCAACTTCATTATTGGAAGATGGTTGACTGCCGAAGTTTTCCTGGAACAATTCTTCCAGGCCGATCCCAATCAATTTAGGGCCTTGGGGATTGCTGCCGCGGGCCCAAACGGGGCAACCATAAATGACCCCAATATTGTTGCCCGGGCAATAATAGATAAGTTCCTGCCCAAGGGACTATTGACGGATGCAGATTATGACATTGCCATTTCGGTCTTTAGGGAGCCTTACGAGGATACCAATATGTTTGAAACAGGAAGTTGGAACATGCTTTTGGATGATACGCCATCACAGGTTTTCCTCCTGTTATTACACCTTGTAAGAGAACCTGAGTTTCAACTAAAATAAACCTACTTGTTATGTGCGATACCCACCATACCCACGATAATTCCCCCTACAAAGGCCTTGAACACGAAGGCCATGATCAAGAACACAAAAACTGGAGCAGGCGTTCCTTTATGCAAGCATTGGGAATAGCCGGTTCTGGCTCCATGTTTTTGGGCAGTAACCTATTATCTGCCTCAGGACCTTCTCC
The sequence above is a segment of the Muricauda sp. SCSIO 64092 genome. Coding sequences within it:
- a CDS encoding TetR/AcrR family transcriptional regulator yields the protein MSKIKNQLLEIAGTTFSKYGYYKTAMEDIATAAQKAKGSLYYHFGSKELLFEAVVLDELNRLKSELVQVFADTDSDTREVLRNYMLKRMEVLRYAPNYQETLRPNFYEHYDFVNNVKQGMIEWEVSQIMQLIHRGIERGELELPGDHLVYSQVLVMLLQGLEPNFYLKGEYDRLEAHFDNLITVITKGISK
- a CDS encoding aspartate kinase; the encoded protein is MKTISAVVEQYIKKKPFLQSALAQGIINLTSLSRIVRPEIEEELGKDVRNGAIVMALKRLSDDMEFRATHRIVKVLKNIGEITVRSNLTDYTFLSSETILAQQAKLLEKVHENQDIFYTSSRGVNEINIVVSNSLDGTVEELFQGERCTQKVGTLSSVTVKLPAENVSVPGIYYFIFQRLAWEGIVLYEVISTTNEFTILVNDDQVDVAFKTIKDLKTL
- a CDS encoding helix-turn-helix domain-containing protein, whose product is MKQPELGLRITELRKQKGLTQDELVELCNINVRTLQRIENGEVSPRSYTIKTILSALDYDYESLRAEEATVTASTLARIPAKEARTVHSLLTMAWIAGILFAILAVFEGISDYVRIEDGDFIYGQWGHVVVKFLVLVFNVLLLYGFLISGKLLQNYLMKIATILMMIALFCFYGYDIVSVFSGSLDIEVVFMAEAVTFGALGILFGISILKSRNILGNTGIATGVAELLMAFCLVTVVLSPISLFLFFPVIVLEILVLYKVSTMVKEQLP
- a CDS encoding DUF1800 family protein, with protein sequence MELFVNCNTSTLAPYTTPLDALRARHLYRRLGFSASVETVNQAVGQSATALVDNLVDQALTIPPIPAPAWSEWTNANYPEDDDLARQVRRAQREELNTAYGNSLLNNNLLDRMSFFWSNHFVTELDVYDCNSFLYEYVNCLQRNALGNFKTFVSEIGLTSAMLRYLDGAFNNRNRPNENYSRELYELFTLGEGNAYTEEDIIETSRALTGYVNRGDVGCTKITFNPEQFDTDAKTILGQTGNWGYDDVMDILFDNRADSIARFICTKFYEFFVHPDSKRDEYNPGATYPPGHPQGIINELAQTFVANNFEIAPVLRQMFKSEHFFDETTIGVIIKSPFDLYLNLFKETGFAYSDGNVTNAMDASAMIGQELWDPVDVAGWQRDREWINTNFIIGRWLTAEVFLEQFFQADPNQFRALGIAAAGPNGATINDPNIVARAIIDKFLPKGLLTDADYDIAISVFREPYEDTNMFETGSWNMLLDDTPSQVFLLLLHLVREPEFQLK
- a CDS encoding YraN family protein; amino-acid sequence: MGKHNEFGRLGEELATDFLLKKGYRIKYRNYRYLKAEIDILAQKQDVLAVVEVKSRSSDHIQEIAETVSRKKIALLVSAADYYVDTNNLDVEVRFDIITILKKGKEYAIEHLEDAFFHF
- a CDS encoding alkane 1-monooxygenase, which encodes MKRLKYLFVYTIPVTAFIAFNWEGIWTFLPLIVFFGLVPLLELLVPPDRENMDKKLMDDEKNKKIYDYILYGTLPIQVGFLIYFLFVIGDTPYGSLEYVGRITAMGFMCGVIGINVGHELGHRHKRWEQLLGEILLLTSLDTHFLPYHNAGHHRNVATPEDSATARKNELLFVYWFRSHFGSYIEAWQLENQRLGNEGRPWFSFQNRMVVYSLANVLLLGGVYFAFGTSVLIAFLFAAAIGIVLLETVNYIEHYGLLRKKNEHGRYEAVRHHHSWNSDHPIGRTLLFNLSRHSDHHYNGSKKYQILKSHEKSPQMPTGYPGMMLLAVLQPLWFWVMNKKLEQYR
- a CDS encoding alpha-L-fucosidase; this translates as MKPIQFVFICLLFTGPVTFGQQDNHYQPTPENLEAREWFQKAKFGLFIHWGVYSVLGDGEWVMNNQNISIENYEKLPHFFNPVDYNADDWVKMAKDAGMKYITITSRHHDGFSMFDSNATDYDIVDRTPYKKDVLKQLAEACKKEDIKLFFYYSLLDWHRDDYYPRGRTGNTIAGRGKGDWNNYISFMKAQLTELLTNYGEIAGIWFDGHWDQKEWDGKRFGKVKVDWHYDEIYQLIHELQPHCLIGNNHHLAPIQGEDFQMFEKDLPGKNTTGWGTSSNDIGTLPLEVCETINTSWGFNLQDDKHKTFKELAHYIVKASGYGSNLLLNVGPMPNGEIQKEHRASLKKMGEWMRTNGETIYGTRKGPIAPSEKIASTQKGNVVYLHWLDSKESLVFLKDFNENVKEVVLFNGKTKLKTQKTKYGLFIKLPEEKMDPIDTIIEIVLK